A section of the Bacillus sp. HSf4 genome encodes:
- a CDS encoding TIGR01212 family radical SAM protein (This family includes YhcC from E. coli K-12, an uncharacterized radical SAM protein.) produces MHQNNPFPYTNSEKRYHTWNYHLRKHFGHKVFKIALDGGFDCPNRDGTVAHGGCTFCSAAGSGDFAGNRADDLITQFHQIRDRTHKKWKDGKYMAYFQAFTNTHAPVDVLREKYETVLGLDGVVGLSIATRPDCLPDDVVEYLAELNERTYLWVELGLQTVHERTADLINRAHDFQCYVDGVNKLRKHGIRVCSHIINGLPQEDYAMMMETAQAVANLDVQGIKIHLLHLLKGTPMVKQYEKGKLTFLSQDEYVQLVCDQLEILPPEMIIHRITGDGPIELMVGPMWSVNKWEVLNAINGELEKRGSYQGKRFNKTKEEAMS; encoded by the coding sequence TTGCATCAGAACAACCCTTTTCCATACACGAACAGTGAAAAACGATACCATACATGGAATTATCATTTAAGGAAGCATTTCGGACATAAAGTCTTTAAGATAGCCCTTGACGGCGGGTTCGACTGTCCGAACAGGGACGGCACGGTCGCACATGGCGGATGCACATTTTGCAGTGCTGCAGGCAGCGGCGACTTTGCGGGAAACCGGGCTGATGACCTCATCACCCAATTTCATCAAATACGGGACAGAACGCACAAAAAATGGAAAGACGGCAAATATATGGCCTATTTTCAGGCGTTTACGAACACGCATGCCCCAGTCGACGTTCTTCGTGAAAAATACGAAACCGTGCTTGGCCTCGACGGTGTAGTCGGCCTTTCGATCGCCACACGGCCGGATTGCCTGCCGGATGATGTCGTCGAATATCTTGCAGAGCTGAATGAACGGACATACCTTTGGGTGGAGCTCGGGCTGCAAACCGTTCATGAACGGACGGCAGACTTGATCAACCGCGCCCATGATTTCCAATGCTATGTCGATGGCGTCAACAAACTGAGAAAACACGGAATACGCGTCTGCTCACATATTATTAACGGCCTTCCGCAGGAAGACTACGCTATGATGATGGAAACGGCTCAAGCGGTGGCAAACCTTGATGTACAAGGCATTAAAATTCATCTGCTGCACCTTTTAAAAGGAACGCCGATGGTGAAGCAATATGAAAAAGGCAAATTGACGTTTCTTTCCCAAGATGAATACGTCCAGCTTGTTTGCGACCAGCTGGAAATTCTGCCTCCGGAGATGATCATCCACAGAATCACAGGCGACGGACCGATTGAATTAATGGTCGGACCGATGTGGAGCGTCAACAAGTGGGAGGTATTGAACGCCATCAACGGTGAACTCGAAAAGCGCGGAAGCTACCAGGGAAAACGGTTTAACAAAACGAAAGAGGAAGCGATGTCATGA
- a CDS encoding FtsX-like permease family protein, with protein sequence MSFRQLVFNNVLRNKRLYAGYFLSSAFSVMLFFVYSMLAFHPNLNLEKSGTLGSGAQTGMYFAQFIIYVFTFFFILYSMGILLKTRKKEFGIMSMFGMTNMQLKFLVFLENLLIGFASTISGIAAGLVLSQGILALGSKLLDIDYSLGFYWPLKAIGVTFFSFMALFLFISFFTAAILKNSSIISLLKGTAKPKPDPAVSPFLTVLAVVLLIGGYTAALLVRGIMVLAAMIPVTIAVIIATYLLFSQLSVFLIKLSKKKKQFYWKKTNLITLSDLAYRLRDNARMFFIVTIVSTVACTAIGTLVGLRSLLLQMEEDKPEAAIQYESPAGGSHQQNDIQMIERLLNKEKIHYEKTIMSIKNETDVSTSNKLTILKASDYNKVIESHKQSIDLAGSQAVFLFNKGMSAAKKSEWTLEESQKKIHVIQSQAVPAPLLKFTGYNGALIVSDDLYAQLGNGENERKVYAYDIADWKQTEKVSKEIQHKLESSLKDDAYHFQAKALYFNEIKQQMGHVLFAGLFIGAVFFAAAGSFLYFRIYTDFENDRAQLQAIEKLGLTEQEMSNIITTQLMLLFFVPIGVALTHGAVALTALEHVFEAAGVSLIKESAFVLGAFLLIQCMYFLFIRFQYLKQLKNAIYHDGGVSK encoded by the coding sequence ATGAGCTTTCGCCAACTGGTGTTCAATAATGTGTTGCGCAATAAACGCCTTTATGCCGGCTATTTTCTAAGCAGCGCTTTCTCTGTCATGCTCTTTTTCGTTTATTCGATGCTCGCCTTTCATCCAAATCTCAACTTGGAAAAAAGCGGAACGCTGGGTTCGGGAGCACAGACAGGAATGTATTTTGCCCAGTTTATCATCTATGTATTTACATTTTTTTTTATATTGTATTCAATGGGCATTTTATTAAAAACACGCAAAAAAGAATTTGGAATTATGAGCATGTTTGGCATGACGAATATGCAATTAAAGTTTCTTGTGTTTTTGGAAAACCTGCTGATTGGATTTGCTTCGACCATTTCCGGGATTGCGGCCGGACTTGTTCTCTCGCAGGGAATTTTAGCTCTCGGTTCCAAGCTGCTGGACATTGATTATTCCCTCGGGTTTTATTGGCCTCTCAAGGCCATAGGGGTTACATTTTTTTCGTTCATGGCTCTATTTTTGTTTATTTCTTTTTTCACAGCCGCGATTTTAAAAAACAGTTCCATTATTTCATTGTTGAAAGGAACCGCCAAGCCAAAGCCCGACCCGGCAGTTTCCCCATTTTTGACTGTTTTGGCCGTTGTGCTGCTGATCGGCGGATATACGGCTGCATTGCTTGTAAGGGGAATCATGGTTCTAGCTGCAATGATTCCTGTAACGATAGCTGTGATTATTGCCACTTATTTATTGTTTTCACAACTCAGTGTGTTCCTCATCAAATTATCAAAGAAGAAAAAACAATTTTATTGGAAAAAAACAAATTTGATCACGCTCTCTGATCTGGCTTACCGGTTGAGGGATAATGCCCGGATGTTCTTTATTGTAACGATCGTTTCAACGGTAGCGTGCACCGCAATCGGAACACTTGTTGGATTAAGGTCATTATTGCTGCAAATGGAAGAAGATAAACCCGAGGCTGCCATTCAATATGAATCACCAGCGGGCGGCTCTCATCAGCAAAACGATATTCAAATGATCGAACGTTTACTGAACAAAGAAAAGATACATTATGAAAAAACGATCATGAGTATAAAAAACGAAACCGATGTTAGCACTTCAAATAAGCTGACCATATTAAAGGCTTCCGACTATAATAAAGTGATCGAAAGCCATAAACAATCCATCGATCTTGCCGGAAGCCAAGCCGTTTTTCTTTTCAACAAAGGGATGAGCGCGGCTAAAAAAAGTGAATGGACGCTTGAAGAAAGTCAAAAAAAGATTCATGTCATTCAATCTCAAGCCGTTCCAGCGCCTCTTTTGAAATTCACCGGCTATAACGGGGCCCTGATTGTATCTGATGATCTATACGCGCAGCTGGGAAATGGCGAGAATGAAAGAAAAGTTTATGCATATGATATCGCGGACTGGAAGCAGACTGAAAAGGTTTCAAAGGAGATTCAGCATAAACTGGAAAGTTCCTTAAAGGATGACGCTTATCATTTTCAGGCAAAAGCGCTGTACTTTAACGAAATAAAACAGCAAATGGGGCATGTTTTGTTTGCTGGTCTATTCATTGGGGCCGTGTTTTTTGCTGCTGCGGGAAGCTTTTTATACTTTAGAATATATACTGATTTTGAAAATGACCGGGCTCAGCTGCAGGCAATCGAAAAATTAGGTTTAACCGAACAAGAGATGTCAAACATCATAACAACGCAGCTTATGTTGCTGTTTTTTGTTCCGATTGGCGTGGCGCTGACTCATGGAGCCGTTGCACTTACTGCACTGGAGCATGTTTTTGAAGCGGCAGGTGTTTCACTCATCAAAGAATCAGCATTCGTGCTTGGTGCATTTCTTCTCATTCAATGCATGTATTTCTTGTTTATTCGCTTTCAGTATTTGAAACAATTGAAAAACGCCATTTATCATGATGGCGGCGTATCGAAATAA
- a CDS encoding YtzC family protein: MATRQSVGEHIQRSEDAYEYALSQFETASRQEHYNEIEYSEAQQKLEDAVNDLNKLSLFSNEQQREEIYRKRLQLQTLQNNMILQRSFERPH, translated from the coding sequence TTGGCAACAAGACAATCCGTCGGAGAACACATCCAAAGAAGCGAAGACGCTTATGAATATGCGTTATCTCAATTTGAAACTGCAAGCAGGCAGGAACATTACAATGAGATAGAATACAGCGAAGCGCAGCAGAAGCTTGAAGATGCCGTAAATGATTTAAATAAGCTTTCATTGTTTTCCAATGAACAGCAAAGGGAAGAGATTTACCGCAAAAGACTTCAGCTGCAAACCCTTCAAAACAATATGATCCTGCAAAGGTCATTCGAAAGGCCCCATTAA
- a CDS encoding ABC transporter ATP-binding protein, whose protein sequence is MNSNEVLVKTKGLTKQFGEQVSVDHLNLEIERGQIFGFLGPNGAGKTTTIRMLLGLMKPTEGEVRLFGKSFAKDRLAILSKVGALVESPSYYGNLTGYENLKLSSKILGVSDQRIQEVLDIVRLKEAANKQVKQYSLGMKQRLGIGLALLGSPELLILDEPTNGLDPSGIHEIRQLIKRMPEDFGITVIISSHNLAEIEMVATHVGIIQTGKLKFHGKLAKLQDENKPVLEIKVNDPKKAKELLSEQQIKADLRHDVLCIPDFEDDPADLNSLLVQNGLKVSHLFVKVRTLEEIFLELTGGKGAL, encoded by the coding sequence GTGAACTCCAACGAAGTATTGGTTAAGACAAAAGGATTGACAAAACAGTTTGGTGAGCAGGTTTCAGTCGATCACCTTAATTTGGAAATTGAAAGAGGCCAAATATTTGGATTTCTGGGCCCGAACGGCGCGGGCAAAACGACGACGATCAGGATGCTGCTCGGTTTAATGAAGCCGACGGAAGGAGAGGTCCGCCTCTTTGGAAAATCCTTTGCAAAGGATAGGTTAGCTATTTTAAGCAAGGTCGGGGCCCTGGTGGAATCCCCTTCCTACTATGGAAATTTGACAGGGTACGAAAATCTGAAGCTGTCCAGCAAAATTTTAGGCGTATCAGATCAACGCATTCAGGAAGTGCTGGACATTGTCCGCCTTAAGGAAGCGGCCAATAAGCAGGTGAAGCAGTATTCACTCGGAATGAAGCAGCGCTTGGGAATCGGCTTGGCTTTGCTCGGTTCTCCAGAATTGCTGATCCTTGATGAACCGACGAACGGTCTTGATCCGAGCGGGATTCATGAGATTCGTCAGCTGATCAAAAGGATGCCGGAGGATTTTGGCATTACCGTCATTATCTCCAGTCATAACCTGGCGGAAATTGAAATGGTCGCGACCCATGTCGGCATTATTCAGACGGGGAAATTAAAGTTTCACGGAAAATTAGCCAAACTTCAAGATGAGAATAAGCCCGTTTTAGAAATTAAAGTAAATGATCCGAAAAAGGCGAAAGAACTTCTCAGCGAACAACAAATAAAAGCTGACTTAAGACATGATGTGTTATGCATTCCGGATTTTGAAGACGATCCGGCTGATCTTAACAGCCTGCTGGTTCAAAATGGCTTGAAAGTTTCCCATCTGTTTGTGAAAGTGCGGACGCTGGAGGAGATCTTCCTTGAATTAACCGGAGGAAAGGGGGCGCTGTAA
- a CDS encoding ABC transporter permease, with protein MFWTIMRAELMKLKQSRIAFPVILAPLLIVLLQLANFFVRYDSVVKPGADPWTIFIAQHLSMWALLILPILVAILSGMVVSIENTNNSWKYMFSLPFKRGYLYFVKVALVLFFIIISSVILGIGMIASAMLLNLSGAVPVDDLVKTIGAALLGTFAVLAVQFWLSIRFKNSGIPLGVAICATVAAIFFVQSTFTHWLPWVYPYLTLPITLNEGTNVMWYICQSLIVGIICLWAGCREFVRRDV; from the coding sequence GTGTTTTGGACCATAATGAGAGCAGAATTGATGAAGCTGAAACAAAGCCGAATTGCTTTTCCGGTCATCCTGGCTCCTTTGCTGATTGTATTGCTCCAACTCGCCAACTTTTTTGTGCGCTACGATAGCGTCGTCAAACCGGGGGCTGATCCTTGGACGATTTTTATTGCACAGCATTTATCGATGTGGGCATTATTGATTTTGCCTATTCTTGTCGCTATTCTGTCCGGAATGGTCGTTTCAATCGAAAACACAAACAACAGCTGGAAGTATATGTTTTCTCTTCCGTTTAAACGGGGATATTTATATTTTGTCAAAGTGGCGCTTGTTCTCTTTTTTATTATCATCAGCTCGGTGATCTTAGGAATCGGAATGATTGCGAGCGCCATGCTGTTGAATTTATCCGGCGCTGTGCCGGTTGATGATCTGGTCAAAACGATCGGTGCTGCGCTTTTGGGAACATTTGCAGTCCTTGCAGTCCAATTTTGGCTCAGCATCAGATTTAAAAATTCCGGAATTCCTCTTGGTGTAGCCATTTGTGCCACAGTAGCAGCTATCTTTTTCGTCCAGTCTACATTTACACATTGGCTTCCATGGGTTTATCCGTATTTGACACTGCCGATCACCTTGAATGAAGGAACAAATGTGATGTGGTATATCTGTCAGTCCCTGATTGTCGGCATCATTTGCTTATGGGCGGGATGCCGCGAGTTTGTCCGCAGGGATGTATAG
- a CDS encoding tetraprenyl-beta-curcumene synthase family protein: MSVPEHPFGLMAKVYREVFPLVHQELDKWRAKAEHIQNPELKLQALASIRDKTFHCEGGGIMALLSGRQISKSIRFITAYQTISDYLDNLCDRSTSLDPDDFTMLHQSMKDALTVGAELKNYYRFREDQDDGGYLHDLVKTCQDVLIEIENYDVIKDHLLELCSYYCDLQVHKHVVEHERVPRLEAWFNNYKSALPEMEWYEFSACAGSTLGIFCLVSYSVHSDFTKAMAGKIRDSYFPYIQGLHILLDYLIDQEEDLIGGDLNFCTYYPSHSEMMERLEHFIQMADEHLRGIPHENFHRLINRGLLGVYLSDDKVAGQKEIGRLAKRLIKASGKTSFFFYINGRAYRKIQKMPWIKSS, translated from the coding sequence TTGTCAGTACCGGAACATCCATTTGGATTAATGGCGAAAGTTTACAGAGAGGTTTTTCCGCTCGTCCATCAGGAATTGGACAAATGGCGGGCCAAAGCTGAACATATTCAAAATCCAGAGCTGAAATTGCAGGCGTTGGCCAGCATCAGAGACAAAACCTTTCACTGTGAAGGGGGCGGCATTATGGCGCTTCTTTCAGGCAGACAAATCAGCAAGTCCATTCGGTTTATTACCGCCTATCAAACGATAAGCGACTATCTGGACAATTTATGCGACCGCAGCACCTCTCTTGATCCGGATGACTTTACAATGCTCCATCAGTCGATGAAAGACGCATTGACGGTCGGAGCCGAACTGAAGAACTATTATCGGTTTCGAGAAGACCAGGATGACGGCGGCTATCTGCACGATCTGGTCAAAACGTGCCAGGATGTGCTGATTGAGATTGAAAATTATGATGTCATCAAAGATCATCTCCTCGAACTTTGCAGCTATTACTGTGATCTGCAAGTCCATAAGCACGTGGTTGAGCATGAACGCGTTCCGCGGCTTGAAGCATGGTTTAACAATTATAAATCCGCTTTGCCTGAAATGGAGTGGTACGAGTTTTCGGCATGTGCAGGCTCAACGCTCGGCATCTTTTGCCTAGTCTCTTATTCGGTCCATTCCGATTTTACAAAAGCGATGGCGGGAAAAATACGCGACAGTTATTTTCCATACATACAAGGGCTGCACATCCTTCTCGATTATTTAATTGATCAAGAGGAGGATTTAATCGGCGGGGATTTGAACTTTTGCACATATTATCCGTCACATTCAGAGATGATGGAGAGGCTTGAACATTTCATCCAAATGGCCGATGAGCATCTGCGCGGTATTCCGCATGAAAACTTCCACCGCTTGATCAACAGAGGTCTTTTAGGTGTTTATTTGTCAGATGACAAAGTCGCGGGGCAAAAGGAGATCGGTCGGCTGGCGAAAAGGCTGATCAAAGCGAGCGGCAAAACATCCTTTTTCTTCTATATCAATGGCAGGGCCTATCGTAAAATTCAAAAAATGCCCTGGATTAAAAGCTCCTAG
- a CDS encoding class I SAM-dependent methyltransferase: MTLKNILPYSKELLKSAAGEGDIVIDATMGNGHDTYFLAELVGESGHVYAFDIQESALEKTAERLGQTYGKRVTLFQKSHDELISALPSEAFGRVAAAVFNLGYLPGGDKSVTTKSESTISSIRQLLEVLQEGGLIVLVVYHGHPEGKREKSDLLDFCASIDQDAARVLCYQYLNQRNDPPFIIAIEKKAQINQ; this comes from the coding sequence ATGACGCTGAAGAACATTTTGCCATACTCAAAAGAGCTGCTGAAATCAGCAGCCGGAGAAGGAGATATCGTCATTGACGCGACGATGGGAAACGGTCATGATACTTATTTTCTGGCTGAACTTGTCGGCGAAAGCGGACATGTTTATGCTTTTGACATCCAGGAATCCGCGTTGGAGAAGACCGCTGAAAGGCTTGGTCAAACATACGGGAAAAGGGTCACATTGTTTCAAAAAAGCCATGATGAGTTGATCTCCGCACTCCCGTCCGAGGCTTTTGGCCGGGTGGCGGCTGCCGTCTTTAACCTCGGCTATCTGCCGGGCGGAGACAAATCGGTCACAACGAAAAGCGAATCAACCATCTCAAGCATCAGACAGCTTTTAGAGGTTTTACAAGAAGGCGGGCTGATCGTTTTGGTCGTGTATCACGGCCATCCGGAAGGAAAGCGGGAAAAAAGCGATCTCCTTGATTTTTGCGCCTCCATTGACCAGGATGCGGCCCGCGTCCTCTGTTATCAATATTTAAATCAGCGAAATGATCCGCCGTTTATTATCGCGATTGAAAAAAAAGCTCAAATCAACCAATGA
- a CDS encoding type A2 lanthipeptide, producing MEELKNTVVTLSDEELKEAAGAAGCGWACTITDDCPNSVFVCC from the coding sequence ATGGAAGAATTGAAGAACACAGTCGTCACTTTGTCTGATGAAGAATTGAAGGAAGCAGCAGGAGCTGCAGGCTGCGGCTGGGCATGCACAATCACTGACGATTGCCCTAACAGCGTGTTTGTTTGCTGCTAA
- a CDS encoding ABC transporter permease: protein MKFTHVMQMELLKLKRSYVWLLMIIAPLIMVIFGAFNFVRYKEVFLQGDAVPWDKLLGQVVVFYAMLLLPLSIAVMAVWLARIEHSENNWKHLFVLPIKYVHIYVAKTIVHILLVGISMLFFFAGMVVAGKIVDIGTIPYHSLAISVLLCWITCLPILAVQMLLSIRFHSLGVPVGVGLAASIAGMVISNSSYGKYYLWSLPSLTLNPGTGGNELPGYSYFLSISLISFLIIFVIGFAMFRRRDVQ from the coding sequence ATGAAGTTTACGCATGTTATGCAGATGGAGCTGTTAAAACTTAAACGTTCATACGTATGGCTGCTGATGATCATTGCACCTTTGATCATGGTTATCTTCGGTGCTTTCAACTTTGTACGCTATAAAGAAGTCTTTTTGCAGGGGGATGCAGTCCCTTGGGATAAACTGCTCGGACAGGTCGTCGTCTTTTACGCGATGCTGCTGCTTCCTTTATCAATTGCTGTAATGGCTGTTTGGCTCGCACGAATTGAACATTCCGAAAACAATTGGAAACACTTGTTTGTTCTTCCGATTAAATACGTTCATATTTATGTTGCCAAAACAATTGTCCATATTTTATTGGTCGGTATATCGATGCTGTTTTTTTTCGCAGGAATGGTTGTTGCCGGAAAAATTGTTGATATCGGGACGATCCCTTATCATTCGCTGGCAATCAGTGTTTTGTTGTGCTGGATAACGTGTTTGCCGATTTTGGCTGTGCAAATGCTGCTCAGCATTCGATTTCACAGTCTTGGAGTTCCGGTCGGTGTTGGTCTGGCAGCATCGATTGCAGGTATGGTCATTTCAAACAGCTCTTATGGAAAGTATTATCTGTGGTCGCTTCCTTCTTTGACACTCAATCCCGGAACTGGAGGAAATGAGCTTCCCGGGTACTCTTACTTTTTAAGCATTTCGCTTATCTCATTTCTTATTATATTTGTGATCGGGTTTGCCATGTTTAGACGACGTGATGTTCAGTAG
- a CDS encoding ABC transporter ATP-binding protein: MDILKVKNLSKVYNGKVPYQALSNIGLTVKEGEFVGIMGPSGSGKTTFLNVISTIDTPDSGDVLINGENVRNLSKKKLALFRRRELGFVFQDFNLLKTLTVIENIVLPLTLEGTDVKEMEERAVAIAKKLGIGHILNKRTYEISGGQSQRTAIARAIIHQPKLILADEPTGNLDSKSAKDVLEILKKINREDRVTMMMVTHDPLAASYCDRIIFIKDGTLYNEIYKEEDQQAFFNRILTVLSAIGGNKDELSPTGVQ; encoded by the coding sequence GTGGATATTTTAAAGGTGAAAAATCTTTCAAAAGTATACAATGGTAAGGTTCCTTATCAGGCATTGTCCAATATTGGCCTGACGGTTAAGGAAGGTGAATTTGTCGGAATCATGGGTCCTTCCGGAAGCGGAAAAACGACATTTTTAAATGTGATTTCGACTATTGATACGCCTGATTCCGGTGATGTTTTGATCAATGGAGAAAACGTCCGCAACCTCAGCAAAAAGAAATTGGCGCTATTCCGCCGGAGAGAATTGGGATTTGTATTTCAAGACTTTAATCTTTTGAAAACGTTGACTGTCATCGAGAACATTGTGCTGCCCCTCACGCTTGAGGGAACGGATGTGAAAGAAATGGAAGAACGTGCAGTCGCGATCGCGAAAAAACTCGGGATTGGGCATATTTTAAACAAACGCACGTACGAAATATCGGGCGGACAATCGCAAAGAACAGCGATCGCCCGTGCCATTATCCATCAACCGAAATTAATTTTAGCAGATGAGCCCACGGGGAATTTAGACTCTAAATCGGCAAAAGACGTGCTGGAAATTTTAAAAAAGATCAACAGGGAGGACCGCGTGACCATGATGATGGTGACGCATGATCCATTGGCGGCCAGTTATTGCGACCGCATCATTTTTATTAAAGACGGTACGCTGTATAACGAAATTTATAAAGAAGAGGATCAACAAGCGTTTTTTAATCGAATTTTGACGGTTTTATCGGCTATAGGAGGAAATAAAGATGAGCTTTCGCCAACTGGTGTTCAATAA